The sequence tggtggGGCGCCATTCTTGGGTGGCTATGAGgtggctgacctcccagtggaggccacatGTGAATTGCCCTTGGAGGGTGGCGTTGTTCCAATCCAGGTCCAtagcaatggtcctgaattTTGTAATGTACTCAGCGCAGGTACCTGTCTGAGCAAGGTGGGTGATCTGCCGCTCAGCAGCTTGCGTGGCATCTGGGTtaccaaatgcagccagAAACTCTGTCCTAAAGTTGTCAACCGTTTGAATTAGGGCCCTGTGTgacccaagttgatcaaGATGAGGGTGGGCCCAAGCCCCTGCcacgtccttcatgttcatcaggaggaaggatagaacctcctgatccatggggaacatctgttgatttaggcgtacccatgccagcattcttgtgagccactggcaggctttgttccctatcttcccaatataggcgtcagggtggtctacCTTAACTGGGGGTTGATACGtggctacaggggccactggttgtgggacttggggggaacAGAGTTGGATAGGCaaagatggagggggagtatagccTTGCAGGGGGACCCAGACAGGAGTTGGCTGTGCAAAGGTAGGGGGAGCTTTggtggggttggcccaggcaatgaagggcgcactaggcgctggtagagggttggtttttgatatgggcctgggcgtggccttgaCTGCTGGAGGTTtctggtcttctggtgtgtggggggctccacccctagcctcaatgcaagtgagggcttgattgactgcacccatccagtcttgggcttccttggttGCTTCCTTTGTTTCCTTGAGTTCCTGCTTGAGccggaggacttggttttgtAATCCCAGgatgagggagattgcttggctgagggagatttccctgtagaccttgggttcaaggcttgttgactcAACAGCAGTTGctggaagagtgggtcccagctctccttgatcaagaggggaCAGGGGACAAGAAGAG comes from Rhizoctonia solani chromosome 4, complete sequence and encodes:
- a CDS encoding Retrotransposon gag protein produces the protein MATHSWSSSCPLSPLDQGELGPTLPATAVESTSLEPKVYREISLSQAISLILGLQNQVLRLKQELKETKEATKEAQDWMGAVNQALTCIEARGGAPHTPEDQKPPAVKATPRPISKTNPLPAPSAPFIAWANPTKAPPTFAQPTPVWVPLQGYTPPPSLPIQLCSPQVPQPVAPVATYQPPVKVDHPDAYIGKIGNKACQWLTRMLAWVRLNQQMFPMDQEVLSFLLMNMKDVAGAWAHPHLDQLGSHRALIQTVDNFRTEFLAAFGNPDATQAAERQITHLAQTGTCAEYITKFRTIAMDLDWNNATLQGQFTCGLHWEVSHLIATQEWRPTTLLELQNAALVIDNALCKECASHPPKGNKSGASNTTPNRGASTGQQATRPGRLSSNPNFVSKEEQNCRRAEGLCIKCRKTGHKFAECHTGWKAMPKEEGIKKEAAKIGKESGPKLGKD